GTTGCGACTCGATTATACCCCCAGGGGTATTCTGCGGTATGATGGTCGGCATGAGCACCCGTGAGATCACCATGGAGAACATCTCGTCGACGATCGAGGACTCCGACATCGTCCTCCTCGACTTCTGGGCTGCGTGGTGCGGTCCGTGCCGCATGTTCGCTCCCGTCTTCGAGAAGGCGTCCGAGGAGCACCCCGACATCGTCTTCGGCAAGGTCGACACCGAGGCCGAGCAGCAGCTGGCCGCCGGCTTCCGCATCACGAGCATCCCGACGCTGATGGCGTTCCGCGAGGGCATCCTCGTCTTCGCGCAGCCCGGCGCCCTCGCCGCCCCGCAGCTTCAGCAGGTCATCGACGCGGTGAAGGGCCTCGACATGAACGAGGTCCGCGCCCAGGTCGAGGCCGCCAAGGCCGAGCAGGCTCAGGCCGAGGCCGCCCAGGCGTGACCGATCAGCCCGCTCGCCGGCGGTGGACGCGCCTGTGCGGGGTCACGCCCGGCGAGCGCGCGGTCCGCGCCGTCCTCGCGGTCTTCATGGTCGCCCTGGCGTTCAGCTTCGGCGACAACCTGATCATCGCGATCCCCGCCGGCGCCGCGGCCGCCTACCTCGTCTTCGCGGCGGTCACCGGCTGGTGCCCCTCGCTCCCCCGCTTCTCCCGTGAGCACACGGTCGAGAAGAACACCCTCGGCGTCCCCGAGGCGCGTCAGCACATCGACGTGTAGGTCTGCGCACCTCCCGGTCGTCGCAGCGTCGGAGAATCTGCCCTCCGTCGGAGGGTTTCACGCAAGATCCTCCTGCGAACCCGCGATCGTCCGACGTTTGGCGCGCGTCCTCACGCAGGCGAGTCAGCGCAGGGCCGTGCGACCGGTTGCCGTCGCCTCGAGCGCGACGCCGGCGCGGACGAAGAGCGTGAGGACGGGCTGCCTCCAGGTCGCGGCCATGATCACGCCCGCCGCTACCACCGCACCTCGACCTGAACCCGGAACTCGTTCTGGGTCGACCCGTCCGCCGTGCCCTCGTTGTAGGCGACGACGTCGTACCACCCGGGCGACACGTCGAGTGCCAGGCTCGACAGGAACGAGGAGTGCGTGCAGCAGTCGTCGGCTGTGACGACGAGCGACGCGGCGACGGTCTCCTCCGCATCGCGCAGTTCGACGACGAACGACGCGTCGGGCACGGCCGCCGTTCCGGTGATCGAGATCGACCCGCCCACCTGATAGACGTCACCGCACCTCGGGCTGCCATGAGAGTTCGCCCGGCCCGGACGGGTTCGACGACGGCCTGCCCGTCTACGATTCCTTCGGCGTGTCGGTCGTGTCGGTCGTGTCGCGGCGCACCGCCCACGCCCGCAACCGCGCAACCCAGTCGCGCACGGCCGATCCCTGAGGCATACCCCCACCCAGCGCGACCGCGACACCCACCAGCAGGACCGCGACACCCGCCAGCAGGAACGCGACACCGGCCAGCACCGACCCCTGCCACAGCAACAAGACACCCAGCAGCAGAATTGCGACACCCGCCAGCAGTAACGCGACACCGAACAGCCCCAACCGCTGCCGCAGGGACGCGACACCCATCAACAGGGACGCGACACCCCCCAGCAGGACCGCGACACTGCCCAGCACCGACCCCTGCCACAGGTACGCGACACCCAGCAGCAGCATTGCGACACTCGCCAGCAGGAACGCGACACCCCCCAGCGCCCACGGCTTGCCCAGATGCGCGACACCCGCCAGCAGGAACGCGACACCCACCAGCAGGACCGCGACACCGGCCAGCACCGACCCCTGCCGCAGGAACGCGACACCCACAAACAGGAACGCGACACCCACCAGCAGGGACGCGACACTGCCGAGCACCGACCACTGGCGAACGATCGCGACACCCCCCAGCAGGATCCCGACACCCAGCAGCAGGTTCCCGACACCGAACAGCACCGAACCTTGCTGCAGGAGCGTGACACCCAGCACAAGAAACGCGACACCCACCAGCAGGAACGCGACACCAGCGGCTACCTCGTTGGCAGCTACTCGGTTTCGTAGCGAGCGCCAGCTAATAAGGGTCGCTGCGGCCCACAGGAGGCCGACACCGGCGATGGTGGAGGCGAGCTGTCCAGTCGCAGCGAGGATCGGACCGACGACAACATAGGACACAAGAACAATGCCGGCGACGACTCGACCCACCGGAGTGGGTCCAAGGTTGTCCCGATGGAAGATCGCCCCTGGGAACGTCATGACGATGAGGACAACTGCAACGAGGTAGAGGAGCCAGATCCACCACTCCTCTTGCGTCCACGCGGCAACCCAACCCAGCGACACACCGACAAGCACCGTGGATACAAGCCAGAGTGCGACGCGGTTGGCCCCAACTCGGTCGTCGTTCATGCGCACATCATCCCAGCAAGACAAACACGGGTGCACCACCTCGAGCCCCGGCGCGGTGCCTAGCGTCGCCCATGCACGCGCTCATGACCACGCTCGGGGGGCTGCTCGCGCTACCGGCACACCTTCAGCCGCCGCCGCTACGCTCCCCATCGACGCCGGGCCGGGGCGAGACAGGAGCCCTCATGCCGCCCGACTGGCACCCCATCCTCGACGCCGTCGAGGACCCGCCCGGTACCTTCCACGTCCTCGACTCGCAGGGCCGCGAGTACGGCATCGCCAAGCTCCGCCGCGTCGGCGAGGACCGCCTCCGCTACCGCGCCGAGTACCGCGGCGAGCTCGCCGGGTGGGCCACCTCGGCGCGCGTCGCGTGCGAGCGCATCCATGCGGCGTACCTCCTCGCGCACGGCCCGCAGGGCGGCCCGCTGGCCTCCTGGGGCGAGGGCTAAGACACCCGGAGCTCCGACCGTGATTAGAGTCCGCGAGAGCGGGCGATCAGTCACCGCGTCCCCTCCGGTCACTACGCTCAGCGACATGCTCACTACCGAGGAATATCAAGCCGCCATCCGCATCCGCCCGCCCGAGGAGCTCACAGAGGACGCCATGCGCGCCCTAGTGGCCGCCCGCCCCGAGGAGCGCCTCACAGAGCGCCTAGCGTGCGCCAGCTACCTCGACACCGTCGTCGTCCAGAGGAGGGCCGAGACGAGCGAGGAGGCCCAAGCGGAGCGCCTCAAGGCGTGGGCCGACCTCGGCATCCGCATGCGCGCCGAGGAGGCCGCCGCCCGCTTCGAGCTCGGCGCGGGCGAGGTGTAGGACTGCCCGCCGCCGACGAGGCGCGAGCGTCTGGACACCCGAGTCACTGAATGTGTCTTTAGCGCGTCGGGAACGCCGGTGTTCAGTGCGAGCAGCAGATCGAGCGCTTCAGCGTCGCGGACCTCGCCCACCACGAGACGGTCGGGTCGCATCCGCAGCGCCTCCTTCACGAGTCGGCGCAGAGTCACCTCGCCCGTCCCCTCGAGGCTGGGCTGACGGCCCTGCAGCGCCACGAGATCGGGTGCCCGCACGGCGAGCTCGAACGTCTCCTCGACCGTCACGATGCGCTGATCGGGCGGGCAGGCTGCGATCAGCGCAGCCAGCAGCGTGGTCTTGACTAGACCAGCATTTGTGCGTTCTTTTGATCTGGGCTATTTCCGCTCTGGCGGCATCGGCGTCCTGTTGCCCGTGCTGTGATGCGGGATCTACGGTCTGCGCCGGTCCACCTGTCCTAGCTTGTTCCCCTGTCTCGGCGTCCCAGCCCCCGCGAGCTTGCCCGAGAATAGACGGCCCATCGCCTAGGCTCGGGACTCATTGGGGAGGGATCGATGCCGGAGAACACTACTGACCTGGCGACCGTGGCCAAAGTCTTCGTGAAGGTCGCGACGGATCTGCATCGGTCAGGGGACAACGGCATAGACGAGCTCGCCATGCTCCCGCTGATCGAAGCGTGGGCAACCACGCTGGAGTGGGCAAAGACTGCAGGACTGACACCTGAGCAGGAAGAGGGCATCGTCAGCGCAGCCCAAGAAGCCCAGGAGGCGTACTCGACGTATGAATTGGTCCACGGCAAGAACAAGGCCGACGCCCTCGCCGCGGTGCGTGGATATCTAGACGTGTTCTCCGCAGTCTTCGGCGAGCTTCGTCGGGCGGGTCGGCCCGGAGCCGAGTTCGAACCCTATGAGGCGCGGATCTCGAAGGCCGCCGATCAGTCGGCGCAGGTGGTCGGCGTAGTGACCTACGTCAGCGATCGCACGCTGCAACTAGACCAGGCAATCAGCGAAACTCAGGAAGCCGCGCGAGAAGCCAAAGAGGCCCTGATGCACGCGGAAAGAGCGGCCACGAGGAGCGCTACTTCCGCACTGGAGAGATCGTTCGAGACGACAGCGAAGTCGAGCGAGAAGGCTGCCTGGTGGTTCAGAGGACTGACTCTGGGAACACTGGTACTCACCGCGAGCTTGGGACTCTGGTTCATGATCGACCACACGCCTCCAGTTGGAGGAAACGTCGACTGGTATGGAGTCATCTACCGGCTCGCGATCCTTTCAGCTCTCGCGGCGCTGTCCGCCTACCTTGCGCGCCAGGCAACGCACTACAGACGACTCGCAACCTGGGCCCGCGGCATTGAGATCCAGCTGAAAGCGTTCCTAGGGTTCGTCAACGAGATCAAGGACGAGGACGCCCGCCAGACGATGTACGCGTTGTTCGGCAAGCGTGTATTGGAAGCGCCACCAGAGGGGAAGTCAGGCGCCGATGACTCGATCACGAACATCATCCAGCCGATCATTGAGAACGCAGCGAAGCTTCGCGCCAACAACTAGGCACTGTTCGCTGATGCCGCATCATCGTCCTCTGCCAGATGTAGGACCGTACGTTCGCGGTGATGAAGTCCTGGCACGGCGGCTCGCCGACGAGAATGTCGGTGGGTCCGACCAGACTGGCCGTAGCGGTCCGACCGACCCATAATGAGAAGTGGGGTCGTCCGAAGCGCCAACTTCGGACGACCCCAGCAGGTCCGCCCTGCCAGCACTCTCTCTAGGGCGAGTGCGACCCTTTCAGCAGAGACTGCCCCCGTATCGACTTTCCAAAGGTCCGGGGGCTTTCTCCTGCTCGCTACTCTACGAAGCACCTCCCCCACGGTGGCCGCCGGTGGCGCGCGTCACGCGGGTTATCCACACGCGGTGGGCGGTCTTCCGCGCGAGGCGGCCCGCTGCCCACAGATGTGTCGAATTCTCATCGAGTTTCGCGCTGTCAGCCTGTGGATAACTCTCGCGTTGATGTGGTCGAAGATGTCCTTGGCGTCCTACAAGATGTCGATGCGGGTGGCGCGCTAGTACTCGCGCGCCAGGCGCTGCACCACCTCGCGATGTTCTCGACGTGCTGCCAGGGCTTCGCGCTCGGCACTCCCCCGCCGGCCACTCCCCACGCCTCGACGCCTGCGAGGGTCGCGGTCGATGCCGTGTGCTTGGGGGTGTTGAGGTGCCGGAAGATGCTGTGTTCGAGCGCGCCGGGGCCGATCGTCCCGACGTCCTCGATCGCGGCCCAGGTCGTGCGGCGCCTGGATCGTGGGTTCTAGATCGGCGCGCTGATCGAGAACCTCCAGCACGCCCCATCGCAGGAGCCCCTAGACCTGCGTCTTGAGAGCTGCGGCGCTCGCCCTGAGATTTGCCAGTCTCCGCAATTCCTTCATCTTGACATCGCGCGCTTCCGCCTTGCGGATTGCCTTCGCAATCTTCTTCTCCATCTTGCGAGCTCTCTTGAACCAGAATCGCGCCTCTTGTGAGACGTCCGCGAACATAGCCTTGGCTTCCTCGGCGTGTGGCCAGTCGGGATCTCGCCGGGCCATGCGATCCATGTAGGACAGTCGTGTCAACTGGTCAGCGAACTGGTGGACAATCTGACGATGTTGCTCCGCGGACAAACGGTTCATCGCGTAGACCTCGGCCCGCAGACGAGACACCTCACGTTCGCGACGACCAACCCTGGAGAATGGGAGACGATTCCACTGGTCGATTGCCACGTCGCTCACGAGCGCAACTCCAAGGTTCAGCGCGGGCACGAAGAGCGCCAACCCAGCCGCCGAAACGAGCCCGAGTTCGGGCCAGAATGTCGCCTGGGCTGTGGGCTCAACATTCGCCCGGAGATTCGTGAGCGCAACCTGGAACACGGCAAAGAGGACGAACGCGATGCCGACATAGAGGACGGCGTAGAGCACCCTCATCGGCTTCGTCGCGGCCAGCACCTTCTTCTTCGAGAATGAGCGCGAGAACAATCGCGCCTCGAAGATAAAAGCGACTGCCAAGACCGGCACGATCTGAGCGATGGTCGCCCAGTAGGTGCTGTAATCATCGCCCACGCGCTCAACCTATCGAGCGGCGAGGACAATCTGAAAAGCCCCAGGTCAGTGATATGTCAATTTGTTGGTATTGACATGTCGGCGCGGCGGCCCGTCGCGTGCAGCATCCGCTCGACCAGGTCCCGCACCGCGGAGTCGGTCAGGGCCAGTGGGACGCGCTCGGGAGTTCCGGACCGCGCGACGAAGATGCGATCTGGAGCATTGATCCAGAGTTCTTCGACGGTCGGATCGTCCAGATAGGCCTGCAGCGGTCCGTAGCCGGCGACCGAGGCGATCACCTCGCGGACGCACGCGAGCTCGTCGTCGATCGTGGCCGCGCCGCGGGCGAGCGCGAAGTCGCTGTGACGGCGCACCTCGGCGCGAGCGATGTGGGCGGCCAGTTCGGGATCCGTCGACGGGTCGGCCCGCTCGGCGCGCAGACGCTCGCGGACGCGCTCGACGATCGCGCGCACCGGATCGGCGGCTGCGGGGACGGCGGCGAGGCTCACACGGCGATCCTCGCAAGATCGCCCCGCGCTCCTGCGGACTTATCCACAGGTGACGAAAGCGCCCGACTCGGGCAGGATGGGCGGTGGTGGAAGGAGCCGCGATGACCGACGTCGACGAGCAGCAGCCCAGCCCCGAAG
This region of Microbacterium thalassium genomic DNA includes:
- the trxA gene encoding thioredoxin; translated protein: MSTREITMENISSTIEDSDIVLLDFWAAWCGPCRMFAPVFEKASEEHPDIVFGKVDTEAEQQLAAGFRITSIPTLMAFREGILVFAQPGALAAPQLQQVIDAVKGLDMNEVRAQVEAAKAEQAQAEAAQA
- a CDS encoding YgaP-like transmembrane domain; amino-acid sequence: MTDQPARRRWTRLCGVTPGERAVRAVLAVFMVALAFSFGDNLIIAIPAGAAAAYLVFAAVTGWCPSLPRFSREHTVEKNTLGVPEARQHIDV
- a CDS encoding Gmad2 immunoglobulin-like domain-containing protein; translation: MGGSISITGTAAVPDASFVVELRDAEETVAASLVVTADDCCTHSSFLSSLALDVSPGWYDVVAYNEGTADGSTQNEFRVQVEVRW